taaaagaaaattgtaaaagtactcttattattttcttataagtaactaactttctttttttaatagataattgtatgttaaaaaattatgaccaaaaatagctacaaatatttcacatctatatttaggttttaagctttcatatattatttttacaaaacacaatagtatttacatgaaaagtattacttgagtattttcttttaatttcttgatacaactcaatttttttattattattattacatcttatgatgCTAACATAACTTTTAGTTTTGATGTTGTTGTCGTACATAAGTATGTGTGAATATGATGAATATGTGTTTGTACGTATAAGactgaatatataaaaaatctaaacataatttttttattaaaatagaatatttgtataaaatctaaaagaaaaactaattataaaataataatttcattttaaaaagtttaaatagaataaaaatgtaaagataatcttatttttcttataattaactaaatttactttctaataattttgtgttaaaaatataaaccaaaattaacttcaaatattttaatccaAGTTATTTCTATTTCTTTACACAGTGTGACTAGTATGTCGTTGGCCAAGATGATATTGTTATGGAAGATTTGGAAATTTTGTACTCAAGACTCTCCCAATTCTGATGACAATGGTGGGTTTCTTTTGATCATGTCGATGATTTTGTGGTGATTTCGGTATGGGCCTTTGATATTCGGTTCCGATAATGATGCGATGCTTCTCTCCTTCGGGATGAGTATTTCTCCGACACAAGCTTTCCGGTACCGGTGGTTTAGTGATGGTCTTTGTCCTCCAATTTCCAAAATTGATGGCTTCTTATTTAGGGCAGTTGGGGTATGTCTATATCttcaatctgttggttttgTTTCGTCAGTCTACTGGCATGATGATTTACTTAGATTCCAATCGAATGTTTTTACAAAGCCGCCATGGCCACCTCCGTTGAAGATGGTGCTGTTTTGTAAACCACTTattatggttttgttttcatcaaCGATCTTGCCTGGTAGATTAAAGAGGAGCCTGCCATTTATTTCATATCTTACTATGGGTTCGATGGTTCTTTTGGAGTTAGTAAGGTCCGTGATGAATCTGTTTATGGTTTCTCGAACCATTATAAAGACCAAGGAGTCTGATAATGAGGAAGCAACGGCACCGGAGTATAATAGGAAGGTTTTTATGATTTTCTCAAAAGGATTTGTCAATTCTGAAACAGAAGCAGCATTAAGGAGCCGCAAGATGTTCCCACAACAAAATAAATTGAAGATTCAGCTATATTGGGTTCAaagcaaaataatattatctCCATGGACAATTACAACAAAACATGTTATCTCCTGCAGCGAGAGTGTTTGGAACAGATCGCGATGTAACAGATGGATCGCATCGAAAGatctattaaaagaaaaaaaggcaTCTACTCAAAAGGAATGAGAACCGAAAGATAGATCTTACAAGACCAAGAACAAAGTGGAGGAAAGTTAGCGAATCAGCCTATCCTACGAATACGTTAGGAAGCATCGTGTTATTGCTTTCTCTGTTAAAAGTTCTTCTTAACAATATGTTTACtgtagtttatgtttcatgtaATCTATTACATTGATTTGAAATCAATAAAGTaagatgttataaaaaaaaagagatttctaaaatatatatatatatatatatattcttaaccaattaatattttttttttaatcttgacCATAggaaattgtaaaattttatttaatagtaattttaactaaaaataattttaactaaaaacatgatagtaacaattatttaattaacaagaattttttaaaaaatattagtgatattgaaaaactaattttgaaaatgacaagtttttaaaatagttaatattaactgcaaataattatttgatagaaattttatattttttaaaccctaggcaaaatataattgtaaaagataatgtaatattaattttgttttctaaaatcctaaaaaactgtaaaagaatatttgatagttgttttcatttttaataaaaaaaaaatttaaacaaaagaaatttgtatcatatttttaagtcctaaaaaatttatttgataatatttttaagagagtatttgatgatgaacatgatactaaaaattatttattttacaaaagaagtgtaaaattagtattgatacgaattgtagaaatattaattttaaaattatttattaataactaaaataattatttgatagcaatttctatttttctgaaattcgaaaaaaagataattgtaataggttatatgacagtagttttccttttctaaaatctttaaaaaatttgaaaaagaatatttaagatttttattgtaaataaaaagaagatttataaaataaaatgttttcctttttataaaatcctaacaaaataaaatttaaagacttatttaataaaacattaaattattacataagaacatgtataacgttgtcattgactcgattggtgtatttgattttcatttctttttaattttcattcattttcttatttCGGGGTGTGTTGAGTTTAAACGTTTAGGTATAGTATTTTCTCTACTCTTAAGTACAAAGTTTATAACAATTCATCAATGCAgcataattataaaatacaaatattaacttgaacttatgtgtgaaaacgagttttaattataaaactagattttgacccgcgctttaaaagcgcggGATTACTTTTTGTTAACAAATTTAATAACCCGTATGTATGTTCACTAATATGTTTAGATCTAGCTgtttggttttcggttcagttccaaattttcttttttcttgttttcgaTTTGGTCTCGGTTCGATAAtgggttttagtttttggttcaaGAGATATATGAACCGTtcatttatttatgaatttgtttttttgttttggttttggttttggtttggttattttgttttcagttttgttCGGATAACAATGTTCGATTGTGGTTTTGACCAGCGCTTTAAAAGCACGGGATTTAtctttagtaaattttataatatattatagtttattgattattatatgtattttaaatttgaactaAAAGAAGTAAATGATATGTTTTATTAGATGTGTAAAATATGAAAGGGCAAAATTTTGTATTACtatattatatcaattttatatcattatgTGAGCCATAAATTTGTGGCtttttatcttataaatattacaaaacttTGATAAAGTTATTTCACATATATCACCAAGTTCTTTGGTTTACTAAGTTTcaaaatctattatattaaaattgagAACAAATCGTTGTTGTTAAAATCGTTACTATTAATATGGGTTTactgtttaatgttttttttaacgtctgattaattatgctattacaatgATGAGAATATTACATAGATGATtttacagccgacaattctatCACCTTGTGAGAATACACGcctgactgcatcactccaagcCGTCCTATGAGATTCATGTTCGATGGTACGACATGCACCAAACTGAAGATCTGTTGTAACATATTTCTCCATAATCTGCATAATTTGGTATTTTCTGGGgtttaaaccccaaacctgcgGGTGTAGAATCATTAATGAACACTTAATCAAATTACTGGACCAAATGGGCTTCCACATGTTTAATGTTTTGTCAGgtactaaatattatttataaaaaaatattaccaatCTCTATGGGTTTTTCATATAGTATACTACATCGAAATAGAATATCAAAGTTGTTGGTTAGTTGtttatttttggattatatGGATATTCAATTGGATTTATTtggttaaataaatatatgattttttattaattgttaatttcatttataacaatattttggtttttaatctacTCATAAAGTCGTTAATTATATATTCTGGaattgtagagaaatattgaaagtatttaaactattttaaaagtataattaattttcataatttattttctatatatattttagatttatattggTATAATAGCAAATCTGAAATGTGGGTTAATTAGTAATCTGTTTCTGGACTAATATTAGCGATATTAAGATTAGTTAATAGTTTCTGCATGTTTGTTAATCACAAATGATAAAAgtattttctttttggaaatATGTATTGATAAAGTAATCAttatagatataaataaatataaaacggtttatatttaaatgtaatattctAAAATGTGTGATGCATGAATTTTCAACATCgtaaaatttcatattgttacatttgataaaattaaaaattttggttGATTTCTAAAACTGatagtatcttttaaaaaaaattaagagtgCTCATAGGATTGATCTTTGTTTGGGGAatatgaacatattttttttcaaaatctaaccatATACCAAAACAATAGCGATATATATCTTCCTATATATTAGGAATATTTTATGGTTAATTAGGAATcttactaatttttaattattatgttaatatttctaaaattgattgttttgaatATACAGTTAAATATTGGTTACTACAATAAAATCTCTTGGCATAGTGTCATTGATAATATATGGCTAAATCTCATAACGAACTGGTATTACAACAGAGTCAAAGTGCATAATCTCACTATTAAAAAGCTACGTAAATCCAATGAAAAAAGTAATCATAGTACTCTGCAACCACCATCTACCAATTTTAttcgaaattttaaaattacagaCCAAGGAACAACTGGTTCATTTCCCAGCTCACTTAACTCCTTCATTCATGTGATGGTTTTGGCTTAAGCACCTTCTTAAAATGTATTTCACTTGACCGAATGAATGAAACCAAAAGCTTTATAACCCCATTCATAAGATACCATATATGAGAACTCAAAAAGACCAACTCCATTCTGCATTGTTTGATAAGTAAAGGCCACAATACCATAAGCTAGAGCAGACCTTAAAGCGACAACTCCAATAACTTCCATACCGAGAATCCCTATACATCACCCACCccataactatatttttaccAGCAACtacaatacatatatatgttccgttcaaaaataaaaatccataaCCATAACTGACCTCATATGATTCCTTTAGAGAACCAATAATCATATTGAATCATTAAAACGCCATTCCTTTAGAGAACCCAGAATCATCACCTCGTATGATTTGTTTAGAGAACCCAGAATCATCACCATTTGTGTATAACCAGAGTACGATCATGATACATCTCCATCATTCTTTCCCAAAAGTAGCCAGATCATAGATCTTTGATTTCCTGTTAAAGAAACCCAACCCTTATGATTCCTCGCAATAAAACGTGTAGCATTTAGTGAACTATGAATCTTCCTTCCTTAGTTTTTGAAAACTGTGatcttacaatttttttttttaattcacaaTTAAAATGTCCATATTTTCAAAGAATTGATCGATAAACTCCTCTATCTTCCTTGACTCCTTTCCGAAAATCTCTAATGAGATCCTGGTAATCCCATAGATATATCCTCAATCGTAACTCATTTTTCCATTATACCACATCTCGTGAAACCCAAATTAAacattttcaccatcttcttcataATCAGAATGACCGGAGGACAAAACATGTGATAATGAGCCATAGGAACCGACACAATAATCAGATCTAGGCTAAGTTCGACTCTCATCTTCAGAATTTCAAAATCGCTATTCCTATCGCCTTTCCGCTGTTTTaggtttatttttttctttctagcaacacagagtaaaaaaaaatacttagtcatggtaaattaattaaactaaaagaaaaaagattctaaatatttaattaaaagcaTAGGTTTAAATAATCAAGTGGCAGAGATCTGTAAAtacttcaaaactccaagggGGCTTCAAAAAAGGcctttcagttttaatagtattgataaatctcaaacaatatatagaaaaaaactatattaaaataatttattattttatggtttttattaaattaaaacatcaaacaaaactaCTCGGGTcttgttcttttaataaaagtcaaatttctctaaatttaatgtttgctcaaaaaaaaattgactcaATATAATCGAGTCAACAaacattaattttcttttttccgCAAAATTATTTGGTTAACAGCaaccacacacaaaaaaaaaaaaaaaaacttaaaccgGAGGTGATCGAATGGGTGGGTAGTGATAGAATCGTAATAAAGGAAGAATATAAGGGTACAGTAAACCCTTTGGTAGTACTGTATTATTATTCAACCAAGACAACGACGCGGATCTGTgacagaagagagagagagatattcaAAAGCCTGCGGCCAAAATCACAGCCATCCAtccgtttctctctctctcgcaaTCTCCACTTCCCACTTCTCCCAAATCCCGATCCATCTTTCCTTCACTCGTATGTTCGATTTCTCATTTCCGGATCTCAAAACCCCCTAATTCTTTTCGGGATCGTTTGGGTTTTACTAATCTCATCGGAGATTTTGATTTTACGCACTAGATTTTTCTGTAAATATTGAATCGTCGATTGTCTTTCCGCTTACGATTCGACTGTTGAACCGTCGCAATCGCATGCACTGATTTAATTACGGAGAGCCCTTTCTAACATTTGGGTTTTCTGATTCTCGATATCGATCTGAAAGTTTCGTTCCTTTAGAGAaatttcataatcattaatCAGTTGAATTGCCACTGTTTAGCTTATTAGCAATATAGAGCGCAGTTAATTATCCTAACTCGAATCGAACGAACGTAGGTTTATTATTCTTGTCTGTTTTTAGCATATGCTTTGTTATTCATATCGCATTTGCTTTCTTTTGTCTTATTCAGGAGTAACTAACCATGAGTGACTACGGTGAGAAGACTTGCCCTTTGTGTGCAGAGGAGATGGATCTCACTGACCAGCAATTGAATCCTTGCAAATGTGGCTAtcaggtctctctctcttttacaTGTCCATGCATGCATTGTGTAGAACTGACTGTGATAGCTTTTTATTCTTTACTTTGAATCTTGTGTCTTGGTGTATATCTATgggcatatatataaatattgtagatgATGGTTATGTTAAAAACCATGTTTTGTGATAGCTATTGTTAGAGatcattttcttttgttctgCGATCTTGTATGTATTTACACCAATCTCTTTCAGATTTGTGTTTGGTGTTGGCATCACATAATCGACATGGCCGAGAAAGATCAATCAGAAGGGCGTTGTCCTGCTTGCCGCACTCCCTATGACAAGGAAAAAATTGTCGGGATGACTGTTGATCCCGAGAGGTTGAGATATACACCTCATCTGTTGTCTTTTTGGcggttttgttttgttgtgctgattttttctatatatatatatatatattcctgtTCTCAGACTGAACTCTGAAGGGAACATGGATCGCAAAAAGACACAGAAGTCAAAATTGAAACCTTCTGAAGGCAGAAAGCAACTAGCCAATGTCCGAGTGGTTCAAAGAAATCTTGTTTACATTGTCGGGTTGCCCATTGAACTAGCAGATGAAGATGTATTCTCtcaaacttttaattatttcataCTCATCTGCTTACTAATGGGGTTTTTTCTTTTCCCAGATCCTCCAGCGTAAAGACTATTTTGGTCAGTATGGAAAGGTTCTTAAGGTTTCCATGTCCAGGACAGCAACGGGTCTCATCCAACAGTTCCCTAACAACACATGTAGTgtgtaagttttatttttactagTGTTATCAACTACGTTTCTGTTTTAACATGACTTGATTTCCTTAAATGTTTGTTTTCCATTATTGTTCTTTCTGATTGTAAACGGGTATGACTCCAGATATATCACTTATGCTAAAGAGGAAGAGGCTGTCAGATGCATTCAGTCTGTTCATGGGTTTATCTTGGATGGTAAAGGACTGAAGTAAGTCATGCCGAACGTCCTGTTGTTCGACACTCGTTGTGCACAAAAGTAAATTATCTTTATTGAGCTCATGATCGTTTTTTCTTCCTATACTGCAGGGGATGTTTTGGGACAACCAAGTATTGTCATGCGTGGTTAAGAAATGTGGTATGTCCGATAGGCACTCTTGTTCTACTCTATGGAtcttaagtttttttctttcgttgcaattgatattatttgattatggattgtttgtttttatttccaGGCATGCAACAATCCTGACTGCCTCTATTTGCATGAGGTTGGTTCCCAAGAGGATAGTTTTACAAAAGATGAGATCATACCTGCCCATACAAGGTAATTTTAATCCATATATATTCTAAGGTTTCGTGTTGTACACATTTACTATCCCTAGCGTATATATTGACGGGAGTTTTCATATTTTGGACGATTAATTAAGGCTTTTAGTAATTTTGAATGAGCAGAGTTCAGCAAATCACTGGAGCAACAAATACTCCGCAAAACCGTTCAGGGAGCGTGCTACCTCCACCATTGGATGCTTATTGCAGTGACAGTTCTACTGCAAAACCAATTGAAAAAGTTCCTTCTATTGTAAGCTCTATAAAGTTTCTACACTACCTTGATGCATAAGATGCTATCTGGCTTGCTTCCTTTGTTTCAGAGAAAATTTAAGATATTCAATTTTGATCTCCTATGACCAGTCATATATGGTTAAATGCATCTTAATATTGCTCACTGCAAACTTGAGTAGAGTATGCAGCATTATGTAAAAACTTACCCCTGCTATACGAATTGTGGAAATGTATTTTCTGAATGATTTATTGTTCTCCTTGGATTTCTGTATTACAGCAATGCTGTCTGAGATTGATTCTTCATATTTAGTACAATTTGTTTTGCAGACTGTCACTGCAGCACCTAGTGGGAGCTCTGTTAGATCTACTGCTCTTCCTGCTGCAGCATCATGGTAAGTCTGTGTCACAAGCAGTTGTATTGGTGAAGTTTTTAATGGTTCATTTATAAAAACGAAAATGTCTTGCAGGGGGACTCGTATAACAAATCAGCAATCTTTGGCTGCGTCAAATGGATCTTTGGACAATCATAGATCTACATCGGAGAATGGAACTTTGGCTAAGCCTACTGCAAAGGCAGCTCATTCGCATGTATCCACTAGTAACACTCTTCAGAAACCACCTCATAAGGAAGAAAGTCGAACATTGGCTCAGAAAAGCAAACCGGGTATGTCGAAGCCTTCGCAGAATAATATTGCAGTTGATCCTGGGTCCAAGAGAACTGTATCACCTAATAGAGATCCGAGTAGTAATCAAGTATCCTGTATAGTAGAATCTTCCTACGATAGCAGAGTCGTCGAGGAGCCTTCAGCTGttgagaattcttttgatagTACAAATGAAATCGCTGAAGATGTACCTAATGTTAGTAACTTGGCGGCTGAGGTTGCATGGATGGGGATAACTACAAATGCTAAAGATGAAGACCCTGGTGTTCCAGTGGCTTCCGGTGCTTATTGTGATCAAGGTTCTATTAGACAACCTGGTAACAATGTACCAGATCTTGAGCAGTGCAGAAACAATCCTCCTACAAACACTGGTGCAGAAGCTGACGTATCACAGAATAGGATTCCTGGTTCAAGTGGAGAGTGGGATTGGAGATCAGATTTGCAATCCCAGGTGCAAGTCAACTCAGCGTTGGAAGTGGATGGTCTATCATCAATCAATAGTAGTAGGCGTGATGTACAGGCTGTTAGCCACTCCACTAATAGGTGTACTCCATCAAGTTCCATCCTGGATTCAGTTCATACTGCTTCTCGTCCTTTCCAGACCAGGGAAACTTCTGGTGGATTTGATTCACATACAGGGCCCTCCTTTGAAATAGGTAGCGATAGAGTGCATCATCCAAATGGATTTTCTGAGACTTCCAGATCCGGTTCCAGTATGCAGCATTCTCTATTTGCTAATACTGAAGGCAGGAACAACATTCAGAGTGCAGAGAATGATATAATTTCAAACATTTTGGACTTTGACCCCTGGGATGAATCCTTGACTATGCCACCCAATTTTGCAAAGTTACTTGGCCAGAGTGATCATTGGGGCAGTTCTCTGGAACAGTCTAACCTTCTAAAGCAGCGTAATGACCAGTCCAGATTCTCTTTTGCTCGGCATGAAGAATCA
This genomic interval from Brassica napus cultivar Da-Ae chromosome A6, Da-Ae, whole genome shotgun sequence contains the following:
- the LOC106347511 gene encoding uncharacterized protein DDB_G0283357, giving the protein MSDYGEKTCPLCAEEMDLTDQQLNPCKCGYQICVWCWHHIIDMAEKDQSEGRCPACRTPYDKEKIVGMTVDPERLNSEGNMDRKKTQKSKLKPSEGRKQLANVRVVQRNLVYIVGLPIELADEDILQRKDYFGQYGKVLKVSMSRTATGLIQQFPNNTCSVYITYAKEEEAVRCIQSVHGFILDGKGLKGCFGTTKYCHAWLRNVACNNPDCLYLHEVGSQEDSFTKDEIIPAHTRVQQITGATNTPQNRSGSVLPPPLDAYCSDSSTAKPIEKVPSITVTAAPSGSSVRSTALPAAASWGTRITNQQSLAASNGSLDNHRSTSENGTLAKPTAKAAHSHVSTSNTLQKPPHKEESRTLAQKSKPGMSKPSQNNIAVDPGSKRTVSPNRDPSSNQVSCIVESSYDSRVVEEPSAVENSFDSTNEIAEDVPNVSNLAAEVAWMGITTNAKDEDPGVPVASGAYCDQGSIRQPGNNVPDLEQCRNNPPTNTGAEADVSQNRIPGSSGEWDWRSDLQSQVQVNSALEVDGLSSINSSRRDVQAVSHSTNRCTPSSSILDSVHTASRPFQTRETSGGFDSHTGPSFEIGSDRVHHPNGFSETSRSGSSMQHSLFANTEGRNNIQSAENDIISNILDFDPWDESLTMPPNFAKLLGQSDHWGSSLEQSNLLKQRNDQSRFSFARHEESNNQAYDNNNNNNNNTYSIYGQLSRGQPIQEFGENRDIYHDKFGSQNGFASNYSGGYEQFAASPGFSSYKSPAVRSQVSAPPGFPAPSKLPPPGFPSHERANMSSDFVSGTRLHDSSSSVLRNSYHVPPPSSNLNTAGDIEFIDPAILAVGRGRIQNGMETGAEFDMRSGFYSQLNSFEKEARLHQLLAQRSQAAQQQQVNANNFTPSVSDHYFLLNKQWP